Part of the Amblyomma americanum isolate KBUSLIRL-KWMA chromosome 7, ASM5285725v1, whole genome shotgun sequence genome, TGCCTCTGATCTGACTGAAGAGCACGCCAAACGAAAACTGATCAGTGCCAAACCGAAATCACGGAAGGTCCTAAAAGTGTAAGAATAAAGTTCTGGCCACGACCGGCTATTGTGTCTGCCAAACAAGTTTGGTTTTATTCATTTTTCATGTAGAGTGCGTCTTGAAATGATTAACAATCGGGTGAACGCTCCTGAAAACAAGAAGTGTACATATCGCGCTTTTGATCGTTAATTGGCGGAAAGTAGCGCGGCTTCGCCCTGGGATGCTGCTAAGTACAGAGCAGAAGGAATTGTGTTGAAACTGCGCAGCtgtgcgcgcaaaaaaaaaaaaaatgccgctctAGTAGCACCACCCTGAGCTTATTTTAGCTGCAGAACTGCtgctctgagaaaaaaaaatattaccagTATCAGCCTCTAGTCGggtacagctttttgtggctatgaaGGGGAAGCTACGAGCGCGAGACGCCGGCTTCTGCGCCTTGCTCGCGCGCTCATGAGCCAAAGACGCCGGCGTGTTAGCTGACAGCTTGCGCTCGTAACTACCACTGTATACAGAAAGCTGGCCACGATTATTGCATCTGATGAGTATTGACACGCCTTTGCGGTGCGTGCttaaaaaacgatgcggttttACTCGGCCTACCGGCCGCACGACAGCAGAAGCGTACGGCGGGCGCTGCCCAAATGAGGGTAACTTGTGGCGCCACCTGTTGTGGCGCGCCGTCCCTCCTGAAGAGTCACGTGATATTTACGTGGACACGCGCCGCCGTAGGAGCCGGCGTATTGAGCAGGTCGctaagtaataaagccggtcgtggtgaatataaataacgaattttgagagatctagaggaaatcggaatgaaaatcgaggacacgcagcggaaataagaagttttgctctgtctcaagcggctgataaatataaatagaggaatctgtgaatataaataacgaattttgagagatctagaggaaatcggaatgaaaatcgaggacacacagcggaaataagaagttttgctctgtctcaagcggctgataaatataaatagaggaatctgtgaatataaataacgaattttgagagatctagaggaaatcggaatgaaaatcgaggacacacagcggaaataagaagttttgctctgtctcaagcggctgataaatataaatagaggaatctgtgaatataaataacgaattttgagagatctagaGGAAATCGGTatgaaaatcgaggacacacagcggaaataagaagttttgctctgtctcaagcggctgataaatataaatagaggaatctgtgaatataaataacgaattttgtgagatcttgaggaaatcggtatgaaaatcgaggacacacagcggaaataagaagttttgctctgtctcaagcggctgataaatataaatagagaaatctgtgaatataaataccgaattttgagagatctagaGGAAATCGGTatgaaaatcgaggacacacagcggaaataagaagttttgctctgtctcaagcggctgataaatataaatagaggaatctgtgaatataaataacgaattttgagagatctagaggaaatcggaatgaaaatcgaggacacacagcggaaataagaagttttgctctgtctcaagcggctgataaatataaatagaggaatctgtgaatataaataacgaattttgtgagatcttgaggaaatcggtatgaaaatcgaggacacacagcggaaataagaagttttgctctgtctcaagcggctgataaatataaatagaggaatctgtgaatataaataacgaattttgtgagatcttgaggaaatcggtatgaaaatcgaggacacacagcggaaataagaagttttgctctgtctcaagcggctgataaatataaatagaggaatctgtgaatataaataacgaattttgagagatcttgaggaaatcggaattaAAATCAAGGAAAAACAGCGGAAATAAATAACTTTTGCTCTGTCTTCACCCACCGACTTCATCTTCCACGTCTTCGGTTCACCACTCGCTTATTTTGAGCCGGCTACTGCAtcttccctttgatttgagcctcAGCACAAAGAAGTGCAGCGCCATAGCGGTGTGAGCACGACTTTCACAGGAATGTGTCAGGTCCAGTCCATCCACACAAATAAAGTCTCCGAGCACACAACATTTGCGCACAACACAGGGAACAGAATTCACGACAAATTTCAGAAGCATAGGAAAAAAATTATTAATATGCAAGTCAAGACACATACCAGACATAGTCACATATTCAGTCTTGAGTCCTGGAGAGCAACTTCTCCCTCTACGAGTGCTCACAGTTTACGCACCTTAACAACGAATTCCTCTGCCAGCCACGAGCGTCAGGTGATAAATTGAGGGAAAGgggaaaaaattagcagtggcttagctcggctatgccaggatatacgtagcgtgagcagcaatttcgctctccttctccatggctatatcacactggcaaacgccccgctatcgGTATagccccactgatacctctgcgcatgcgcacaaaatgagaggcgctatcaggcggctccggcgcagaCTGCGCAACGGAGgtgcacagctgggcacgcgccggcgccggtgcgtctgccgcggctatccCGTCACTCCTCTGAAATgtgcagaccggcgaggcgcgccagctgtgccccgtgtgacgtcactgctcctcgcgcatgcgcagcacggctctccaggagccacgcgaaactgttcaacctcggccagtgtagctcacgctacaaaaaggCGCTCGGCAGGTGCCTGCATGGTTTATTATCGACACAGCGAAACAGGTTTGTCATTACAGCGGGTAATCAATAAAAGGCATCGTGTAATTCAGATGGTTCAAGATATTCGTCTCACAAAAGGCGTATATCTTGTGTAATCGGATTGGTATGTATAAACCGATTAGTTACTTAACGTGTAAATAAATTGAAAATCATTGATTTTATTGCTTTGAATATAACGGAACTCCCCGTATGTAAATGCATTGAAGAAGGATGAGAGAAGGAAGGAGGGGGCTGTAACTTCCAACATGAACGCCTCGTATATGCTGCCTTCTCTGTTTCTATCTAAGCCTGCTTTGCACTCCGAGTATTAGCCGTGCCCGTGATGAGCGCTCATACTTGTAGAGGCAGGCAGGTCAAGTACGGAAGCGGAAATCCTATATGTGATGGAAGTAATGTAGGCGTCCGGTAAGTTTAAGTTGGCTTAGAGCTTTAACGTCTCCAAGCTGCACGAGGGGTACAGAAGATGTTGCAGGAGGTCTGCGGATTGATTCTGACCatctgctttcttttttaatgTGCGCGATAACATCGAAAAGCACTCGGGTGCtcctgccgcggccaggattcgaTCCTGCAACCTTGGGCAGCAGCCAAACGTCATAACCGCTACGCCATCGTGGCGGGCACCTGTAATAAGTAAGGAGAAGAAAATTAATCCGTTAAGCACCTTACGATGTACCGAGTGTTCACGAAAATAGCAAGTACACGGTAAACTATTGGATATATCAGAACAAAACGAGCGTCTGATCCCCGATACCCAATTCTTCTGAATTCTTCCCCTAATGGACACGAAATGTGCAACGCACTCTAGAAACCCGCAATATAGGCCAGGTTTTCAACGCAAGGAATAGCACTCGATCTTCACCCGccaaatttcgaaaaaaaaaaaacgcaagacgATGGGCAGTAAGAGTACAACAAGCGGTCTGCAAACGCCACTAATGCGCTCCAAATTATCCCGCATGCGCATTGCATTACAGGCCATTGGTATCACCGTCTGTAGAATTTAATATATAAAAAAGTAATTCGCAAAGTAAAATTTAAGCATATGGATGTGGCCAGGATGGTCGCGCTCAAGACGCCACACGGCATATATGCTATGTTACCGTTGTAGTCGCAACGCAATAGTAGGCCtcacaggttaaaaaaaaaaagcgtgagcGTAAGCTAAATATGAGCCACTGATCCGGTTTAGCAGCGCTCTTAGCGCAGGCAATACTTTGATGCAAACAGCAGCCAAATACTATATGTATACCATTCGTAAGGTAATCCCTCATAAACTGTTCATGCTGACAAAAATGCCGAGGTAGACTCTAAGTGACTTTTGACCACGCAGGATTGCCGCATTAAATCACGGAAAAAAATCCGTAATTCATTCGTCAGAAATAATACTCGcctgaccgagaaaagaccgccgaattttcagaaaataaaaaccgaaaagtccaactacCTACAAGAGTCCTTGCAATTTAGGATGGCAGTTCATTCGTTGAGTTCGGTCTCAAAATTTGTTGGCCCTGGGGTGGAAGCCGTTGGCGGGATCAAATCACGGGTTGAATTTTCAAAGCTTTACACTCATTAAAATGGCACACGTGGGCCGTGGCAATTGTATTATGGCGATTGCTATATCAAAATCCAATCCAAATCCACTTTATTTCCAACCTACAAGTTGGGGGTCCCCCAGGGAAAAAGCTGTCAcagacagcttgactgggccctggGGGCCTACAGGCAGCATCACGCAGTGGACTTCACAGCACAGTCAAAAAGATATATGAACATGAAGCTCGTACGTAGagcaaatgcagtgtttacaCTTCTTAATACTTACACATACAGCAGATGTCCAAATTGAATATGAACATGAAGCTTATACAAATagcaaatgcagtgtttacaCTTCGTGAAGAGTTATAAAGTAATATTTAAATATAATGTATTTCATTTCAATACATTAATATATGATGGGCGCCGGCCATTCACTGCCTGTTGTTAACGTGCAAGATTACTGTCCGGGCCTTTGTTTTGCCTGGTACAAGCTTTAGCTTCCGCTCGGATATGTCAACAAATTTTGAGACAGGGTGTGCATTTATGTGAAGACTCATACTACTGATATTGCCCACAAAACATAATGTAGTCATAGCACTTAACAGTAATACACAGAAATATATTCAGAACACGATACACACGAAAACTAGGTCACACATAGTTCACAGGCTCGAGAACATTACAGTACAGAGATGTACAGAAATACCCTGATATATATGCCAGGTAACTGTACACCATGCGGTTATAATCGCCAAGCACTGCtaacgaattaatttcgtataaACTCGCGAAAATTTTCTTCCGCGAGTAATGTCGATAAAATATCAATTCATTATTCGAATGAAATATGTTTATTTATGTCAATTTTGCCCATTTTCAGGGCTCTAATAAGAGCAGTTTGCATAATACTCATACCTTTTTCAGGGGTGCGACAGCCACGATATATAGTTTCTTGAACAGCTCTTGGAGCAGAAAAACCTGCGTCCTGGAGCATCTCGAGCAGGATTACAACCATTTTGGAGTAacttggagagaaaaaaaaaaaacaaactgcgtTGCTCGAACCCGCATCATGTGCAAAAGTAGATGAGCATGTTGTTCATGTCTGCAATTTATTTTTTACAAGCGAATGAACGCGCAACAAGTCATAGTTCAATGTCACTTATTTAAACACTTTCACGTATATACACAATACCTTCAAATTCGTATCAGTTCGGCGCAGCATCTTTGCGCCGTTAGACTTTGCGATATAATCTAATGAGCCATTTGCCAAGTGAACTGGCTTTATCATGCATGCTCAAGCATCAATGTCCACATTTACGTGTCATACACTGCCTTTATACTACCTAAAATATCTTACTTCAGGAACAACAGCCGTTGTTGTGTTTTCTCATTATGCAGTGCTTACTGGTGATGatcatgatggtgatgatgatgacagcctTCCTGGTACGGCTGGTGTCCCGAGAGTGGGAACGGTGTAGCGCTGAGCCACACTGCCATTGCAGCAAGCATGGAAGGGGGGTGGGGGTTGAGGGGCCCATCGCTGCTTATTTTGCGAAATTAACTGTCCACGAAATGCTGCTATAACCTGCGTCTTCAGACAAATTCGCGAAATGACAACGCTGCTGCTTTTGCGTCGCATTTCGACAATTTCTAATGCTGGCGCTTGGCCCACGATGGCGAATCGAGAGTTTAAAATTTTCCGCAGATCGCGGTCATTCGTCGCTACTCACGACTGCTCCAGGAGGCAATGCACCAATAaaaggccgccgccgccgcgttctcACGAGATATCGCCCGGGTTGttggccgccgcggcaggggcAACGCAACGTTGCGCCACCGCGCGACGAAACGTCGTCGATGTCGTCTATCGCCGGAACAGAGCGAGCGTTACCCAGCACGAGAAGGGCAGGTTTtccgctctttctttttttccctctctctctctctcgcactttTCATTTGGCAGAGCGGCTAGACCATTCCTCCGCGATGGCTGAAAGGGAACAGCTCCTCCTCGCTCCTCAAGGGCGATGGCCACGCGAGTGTGGACAGCGCCAGACCTCTGCACGCCTCCTCACTGATGCCTCTTCCTATGGCGGCGTGCCGTTCAGCCTGCCGTCGTCTGCTGAACCGCGGCCACACGCGCCGACTCACACCACACCGGATGGGGATTGCGACATTGGCAGTTTCGCGCTCAGCACGCCGACAGACCTCCTCCGTAAGGGAGCAAAAGCAAAGAGCTAAGGTCCGCCAGGGCAGACCACTCCGTACCCTGCCTGCAGGCCGCGCAAGCGAGAGGCCCTCAGCACCTTTTTCTTGAGCGGTAGCagtgaaaaggggggggggggggggcccgtTGGCGGTTACGCAACATTGGAGACGTAGCCTATACGGCTCGCCGATTAAACGTCGCTCCTTCTAAGGTACAAGCGAGGATGATACTCTCCAAGTAAAAAAAAGGATGCCGAAGTTTGGGACAGACGGTTTATCAAGGTGCAGGGGGGCAGGGCCAAGAAAAAGCGCTTTCGCTGGCTTTATAAAGACTGGGTTTTCTGCGGCACAGTTCAGGAGCGTCCTTTGGTCTCTGTCGAAGCACACACCGCAGACGATCGTTCCGGGCAGGGCAGAGCATACAGCAACATGTGGTCTCCATTGGCATTCGCATTTCTCGTCGTCACTGTGAGCGCGGTCGACTACGAGCTGAGGCCGGAGCTTGGAAAGTACCAGAACGAGGCTGAGGTGCGTATGTGAACCTTAAGCTCGCGCAATGTCTGGTGCGTGCAATACACTGCACAGTGTATAGTACGGTGTGCTATTGTGTACCATGAGTGCTTTTAGCGATAAGCATTACTGCACTGACCTATACAGAAATCATGGCAGCATATTAGTTGCAGGTAAGGCAGCCTAAGTGATTGAATTTAGTCCTTCTGAGTGTAACTTAATCGTGAGTGGGGCACGCGAACGTATCACAGCGCCAGCTGAGTCGCAGAAATGGAATATGATTAAAAAAAGAACAGTACTTCTCTCTGCATTGTGCTCTTGTTGGGACTTCCCTTCCCTAAATTTCTGTATTGACCAGAACAGGCATACCATTAGTAAGGCCACTTTACTCCAAATATATCACCTCTGACAAGGGAAACAGCCAGAAACTGTGTCGACGCAAGTGCTCATTGCTTTTTTATTAGTGTGGTTCTGCCAGTAACACGCATCACTCAGTGCATGTGCGTCCGTTTGCTTTGCGCGCAGTGCTACCCGCTCGAGTCATACTGGTACGTAATCTACCGCACGTACGATCATGACCCCTACTTCGGAGACGGCAAGTGCACCTACTTCAGGCAGACCAAGCCCCTGGTGAACGGCACCGCTGAGGGTCACGTTAATAACTCCAGCGGCCTGGTTGTGTAAGTATGTGCAGGCATGCTGTGCTCGCTACGCATAGCTCCCTGGTTGGCTACGCAGTCGTTTGTCTTCTACTGAATCGATCCACTAAAGGCTCAGTACTTGTATCACGCGCTTCTGCCAGGGAGAGGGACACAGTTAGGAACAGTCTCTTTTGCAAGATTAATATCAAGGCTAAGGCGGCTATTTCTTGAAGTGACACATCAGTATCCATTCGAAGAAGAAGCCAGctaacctaataataataataataataatggtttttggggaaaggaaatgcgcagtatctgtctcatatatctgcggacacctgaaccgcgtcgtaaaggaagggataaaggagggagtgaaagaagaagggaagagccAGCTAACCTACACTTGAATTCCTGGTCGACCCTCATTGAAAGAGCTAACTGACAAAGGTTGCTGTCTGCCAACCTCCCCTTGCTGCCTACGTGGGAACGGCCTACAGCACTGTTGCTATCAGGGTGTTCGTAAACCACAGCGCCGCGCGGTGAGATTCTCTCTTTcgggcagtgttgtaggcgttagcgaaaaaaagtaactaaatacgttactcggtacgctgaaaaaaaaaaaggaacgcgttaccgccccaCGTAAGCTACAAAAAAAAGTTACGCATTactgttaccgttaccgaaaaaaagtaccgcacgttacttttcCGTTACTCCATAgctataaattttaattagtgcatcttcgctgcaagaactcacgataacaattttataaagctcatatttcgcaTGAAACTTCTCGCCCAACAATGATATtacccgaaatcctgatttaacgagaatactttgcacaaatgtgcacaatcttagcaatgttatagtggcctaaagtttcCTATAGAGTTACTTGTGACGGCTAGtaactgtggcacatggtgaacccattttctgaatgtgacctAAAACACAAAATCACATTTCATCATCAATTATAACTTCACAAACAAAACATCGGTGATATCTCAACAACTTTACAGtagttctgaaaaatgtgatgttccaaaatgctcgacatgcttccactctttagagagttatGAGTGTAAGTGGTTTGGTAAGGGGGGGTAGCAGGTgttgcgtgttcgtgcacgtgtttcgtgctttattggtatatatatatatatatatatatatatatatatatatatatatatatatatatatatatatatatatatatatatatatatatatatatatatatatatatatatatatatatatatatatatatatatatatatatataagtagaCTTTTAAGTCGACTTAAAACCccgatgaaggacggtccaccgtctgaaaccgttggtgaataaaccaatataatcgaaccagttgtggccttttcactgtgcaagttttcactggcccgttgagcaaccccgactgcttccactatatatatatatatatatatatatatatatatatatatatatatatatatatatatatatatatatatatatatatatatatttgttggACGCGTCATCatgggcaggtgttttctggcatgcaacaAAGGTCGTCGAGAGCCCCTGTGGATTTTGttcatttgcaacatcactttcggcgcttttttttctaaaaaaagagGCGAAGGGGGCAATTGGAATAAACAgaaactagtaacgtgacacctcacattaccgaaaaatgttaacttaAGTACGTTACCCGTAACAGTTCCGAAATgataacgagtacgttactaagttaccgaaaaaagcaaCGCCTTACCGGTAACggcgttacttgtaacgcgttaccaccAGCACTGCTTTCGGGTCGTCTGTCACATGTGCTAATCATTTTTACTCACCTCTGCACCACTGGTGCCTAATTACACGCgatcacacaaaaaaaaatgatttaacAGTTAGGAATTAAATATACGCGAGTTTCATTTTCAGCTAAAAAACATGACCGCTTTTAGTACTGAGTGGTAATGCACTGCAACTCTATTTCAGCTCAGCAGTCAATATTTTCGTATTTTCGTGCTCGCGTTTTATTGACCTCGATGGTGcggtcaggccggaatgaaacgtgaACGGGCATGTGCCATATACTTTCCTAATATACAGAGAGATATTCCTTGACAGCCGATTTATGAATATGTACTTCGCTAAACCCTTTGCccatatagccgccgcggtggctgagtggttatgacgttcggctgctggcccgaaagacgcgggttcgttcccggccgcggcggtagaatttcaatggaggcgatattctagaggcccgtgtactgtgcgatgtcagtgcacgttaaagagccccaggtggtcgaaatttccggagcccttcactacggcgtctctcatagcctgagtcgctttgggacgttaaaccaccataaaccgaaccaaaccaaacctttgcCCATAAACAATATGATTCAGGTTGGTTGTACAATGCAGCAGAAAGTATTCGGCTAAACTATTTTGCTTTGTTCACAGGCGCTATTCgcatttcattccggcctgatTGGACATGCAAGATGTCACAATAGCTGCAGTGAAAATATTTAACTCTATACAGCCCCTGACAGGGTATCAAATAAGGATTTCCGTTGCCTATATGATTCATAATCTCAATCATTATTTATAATCTGAATTATTATTTTACGCAAAAGGTACTTTTCAGTGCAAAACTGCTCACTGCGGCTTCGTTCGTAATCCGCTTGTGTTGGCAGGATCAATAAGGTTTTAATTATAAAATTCTTTTAGCTCCAATGCTTGTCAAATTAAGGCGAACATCGTCCAGCTTATGTGCCGAACCTGAAGCCGAACTTATCCGAAATATTCCGAAACCTTCCGTTCAAGTGCATGGAATTCAGTGCAAGAACACTTCAGCCCCgaatgggattcgaaccagcaGTAGTGCAAACGGAGCATCTTCGTTCCCCGATGCCTCAGACCACTCAGCCATCGCCGCAGTTTTTTTAATATGCTTATTTAATGAAATAACAGCAACTGCAGGGACTCTCCAGCCTTACATGCTCACGCCATGATAACTCCTCCGGCACATCAAAATTCCTAGAGACGCGcatatttatttatctatttatttatttatttatttatttatttggaatacTGCCAACCCCTCAGGGGAGTTGTTGTATAGGTAGAAAATACAATAACAACGACAAAAATGCACCAATGTGTAAAATACAAAAAATGGGCAATATACAAATTTCAAAGTCAAGAAGAAACGTAACGCAGACGCTATAGACGCCAAGAACGTAGAAAAACAGAACgctatggtttatggtttatcggggtttaacgtcccaaagcgactcaggcgatgagtgacgccgttgtgaagggctccggaaatttcgaccacctgcggttacGCCTGAACCGGagataagatttttttttttcaatatcgtTTAGCTGGATTTACATCGTCATCTGGCATGACAAGGGAGCAGAGTCGAGGCCGATCGAGGCCGCAGAGGTGCACTCGCATCTTCCTGCTACTCTTCctcatttggggggggggggggggggagaactgACATGACCCCCTCTCTGCCCAACCTACTGCAGCGTCTTTTGaatcaaaattggttttgaggaaaagaaagggcgcagtaaccgtctcactttTCGATGGACATCTCAACCACGTCGAAAGGGAAGATGCCGTTGTGGAAGGCGCCGGATTAATTTCCAAcacctcgggggggggggggggggggggggggggaactctagcgcgcactggcatcgcgcagcacacgggcgcctttagcgtttcacttccatcgaaacgaggccacaATGGCGGGAGTAGATGCCATGTTGCTTGTTATACTTGTGATTTACGTGTgataataatgttttatttttcttattgcaCAGGAACGTCAAGACCGAACTGCTCAAGTCGGAAGGTTACAAATACTACAACAAGGTCAACGTGACGGTTCTTTCCGGTAAGCGTACCATCCCTACAAGCAGCGTTCAGCCACTCGAAAATTAATTGACGACGTCACCACTGGTGATACGGAAAATCAGAGCTAGCTGGCATGTGACAAAGATTACGCGCAGAAAAACGCGGCTCAGGCGAGATGCCCAAGCGgggtcccccccccctcctcgcctGCTGCCCTTACGCGAGATGTCTGCGGACATCAACACGTCTGTCCCGGGAACCTTCGCTGCGTTTGTTTTGGGAAATTCAGCGCCAGGAGCAAGGCACTGGCTATGAACACGGGGTGGTCACGTGATGACGCCCCCCTGGTGGGAAATCTCGTGCAGGGTggctccctccctcccccctccccttccagATGTGTGCACCCGTGATCAACCCAGACAAGGAAGAAGCTATTAAAGCGCGCAGCACTGTCGCTAACACGGAAGTTCCATTTCCAGTTGTGTACACGTGTTGAAACGTGACAGGTGCGGTCGGACTCTCGAGTACGCCACAGAACTCAGCGACAGGACCCCTATGCAAACCAACGTGGCCCTCGCATTGCGGTGCGAAAACGTTTCCATCACCGCTATACCTGTCTGTTTTACTATATCGCAACTAGATCATTTTGATTGCCACATCGGCCTTTAAAACGCTTTTCAGCGCTATACTTATCCTTGTCTCGACCATTACCGGACATGCCTATTTTGCTAATATATGATTTCTGctaccatttttttgttttgtaagcGATATTTCATACTGAATTGCACATTGATATTattactcttttttgttgttttgttttgtgtgagATCTCTTTTTGTGATATGCATCACGTATGCTAAATGCTGTGTGTATGCTATGGAAATTGTATAGGTCAATTTCGTTTGTGAACTTTTTGGGTGAATGTTTATTTatagattctttttttttaaaacacacGTTATTGCCATGTATTAGCTGTCCCCTAGGCCTAGTCAAGCTCATAGCTTTTAGCTCAATTTCTGGAAAAAATataatatgtatgtatgtatgtatgtatgtatgtatgtatgtatgtatgtatgtatgtatgtatgtatgtatgtatgtatgtatgtatgtatgtatgtatgtatgtatgtatgtatgtatgtatgtatgtatgcatgtatgtacgGGCTGGTTCACGCCCGAAGAACCGTCCAAGGGCACAACACTATCTCTGCTCACCAGAGTAAAGCCAGTGAATTCCATCTTCGCAGCGGCTAGTTGGTTTGGCGCAGTAACACAACTCAGGAAGCATAAACGAATATGTACGCGGTGCGCCTTAGTACTGCCCGCTCTCTGTTGAGCGTGGCATCGTTTAGGCTTTTACTGTGGCGACTGAAAACAATgtcttgttccagaaaaaaaaagttccaagCTGAAGCACCACGCTAATGAAACTTTGTCTTACTATTTTTCTCgttccaccgcagcggtggcctagtggtctgagcatccgcctcgcatgcgggaggtgcggggttcgatccccagtgccgccgggtacccacccgtgatacaatgggtacaagctttcccctggtctggtgctcgattggcttatttagggtgaaatgcttgggaaatgggtctttgaccccaccttgagaagtcgaaaataccttgtgccatggcgctctttggcagtatagatgcccttgcgccataaaaatccataatcatcatcatatttTTCTCGTTCCAGGACCGAAGAAGGGACACAACGTCCACGTGTACACAGCCTACTCCGACTGCAACGAGTGCAAGGTCTACAGGCACCCTTACGCTGGCGGTAAGGGCTCGCATACTAGGAATCACTGTTGACCTGGTTGGTTGGAGTTCGTACTGGTTAAAAGGCACAAGGACAGGACAGAATACGTAGAAGGAGGATAGGACGTCGCCCTGGCACCTCTTAACCAACA contains:
- the LOC144097099 gene encoding uncharacterized protein LOC144097099 — translated: MWSPLAFAFLVVTVSAVDYELRPELGKYQNEAECYPLESYWYVIYRTYDHDPYFGDGKCTYFRQTKPLVNGTAEGHVNNSSGLVVNVKTELLKSEGYKYYNKVNVTVLSGPKKGHNVHVYTAYSDCNECKVYRHPYAGESACSLVVPAHKKNHLTHSCKFIFHLLCGESHHAVYDETCKTHQ